TAAGGAAAATTTAGCTTATTATATAAAATCCTTGTACCTTACGAGTTCATATATAGAGGATCAAAAAATGTATAAGAGCACAGATTGGGAAAAGGAAGTTAAAATCTTGCCCATGGGTGCCAAGGTATGGATGGTACTTTTGCTTATCTTCTTATTAATAATTCTATAAAAGTTTACAAGCGGCTTCGGCCGCTTTTTTTGTGAAATTTATTTAGGAAATCCTTTTTTTGGGTATTATATAAGTAACAAGATAAAGGAGGATAAGATGAAAAAGTTTTTGTTAATTTGTGCCCTAGCCCTTGCTATTACAGGCTGTAATAAGGAAGCCAATCTAGAAGAAGGTGTAAAAATAAGTGAGGCTAAGACAAATGTGGATGTGGAAGAGTATTTTAGCAAAGAAAAGAATTTAGACCTTGCCTATAATACTTATTCCCTAAAAGGACTTGATACAGAAAAACTAGAAATGAACTTATTTACTATAAAAGACGGGGAAGTTTCTAACTTTGTAGATGGACCTTTAATTGATGCTAAAGAAAATTCTTTGCTTGGTATTGGTTTTAATGAAAATTCCTATACAGACTTTAGGATAGAAGGAGATAAAGTAAATTATAATTCAACTTATAAGTCAGATGCCGCTATGGACAAGGACTATTTTAACAAGACTTATTGGCTAGACCAAGCTGATATAAAAGATAAGGAGTCAACCATCCTCTTTGTTGGCATGTCTAAAGATGATAAGGATATTGATATAAAAAATATCACAAAAGAAGACCTTAAAAAAATGACTGATGAAGATAAGGACCTTAAAATATTGGCCTATGAACTTATTTTGGATAAGGAGGCAGAGTAATTTTTATATGCTGATTTAATTCCAAGGCACTAAGGAGATTGAAATGAAAAAGAAAAATATACTATTAAGTCTATTGCTCATAATAATCCTAGGGGCATGCAAAATCGAAAGCCAAAGTCCTGGGGAAGTGGGACTTGTAAAAGAAGATTTTGACCTTGATCTCATGGATAAATATGATGGTGGCAATATTGTCGATTTTGGAACTGGAGTTTATTCCATTAAGGGCGGCAAAGACTCAAATCTTAAACTGAAACTCACAAGTTTTGACAATGGAGAAGAAAATAAAATTTTTGAAATTAGCCTTCCAGATTTGGAAGAAGGGGAAAAACTAGGTTTTGAACTTTCTTCAAACCAAGTCAACGTTTATGAGATTTCAGACAAGAAAATTTCCCAAGTTACTAAATTTGATTATGAAAATCAAGTTTTTACAAATGGGGAATTCAAGGTTTCGGAATGGACAGAAGGCGGATTACTTAAGGAAAATAAGCCTTTCCCTGTATTTGCAGCCTTCCTTGTTGATTCAAATGAATTTTCATTTATAGGCATAGGAAATCCAGATTTTAGGTCTCAATTTAAAGATAATAAAGATCTATCGGCCCTAGTTTTGGAATTAAATATAAGCGATGATGAGAAATAGCAGTGGTCAAATCCACTGTTTTTTTCTTAAATATTTTGATGGTGTGGGATTTTATATTAGGTAAAGTATAGATTTTATAAGAAAGGATAAAATATGGAAATTCTAGGAAAAGCACTTTATTTATTACTTATTATAGTTTTTATGAGATTTTTCTATTTTGTGTTGAGAAAATCTTTTGAAGATAAAAATTCAACTACAGTGAAAATGGCAACAAGAGACATTGTCTTATCTATCTATACAATAGCGATTCTTTCACTATTTGCCATAGCGATTTTTATCCCGGCTGTGGGAATGACAAAAAGAGCTCTTGCAGGAGTTGTAGCTATCTTGATGTCAATATATTTTGGAATCATAGTTAAGAAATATATAAAAAAGGAAGCTTTCTAATGTGGCTTATTTTTGGGGCGGGTGCAATAATTACCGCCCTTTTAAATATAATGAATTTCAAAAACCTATCTGATCTTTTTAGATTTTTGTCTTTATCTATCACAAGCCTTACCGTCTGCGCTTTTTACGCCGATGGGGCAGGAAGAGTTGTTAGAGAGGATTGGAGCGGCATAATGGATACCATACCAACCATATCTAAGGCCCTTTGGATTTGTGTGGCTCTTTCAATTCTTATAAATTCCATTTCATTAATAAAATCTCATAGAAAAAAATTGCAAAATAAAAAGGCAGCTTAAAATTAAGCTGTATTTTAGATTTTAAAGACCATTCTTATTATTCCGAATATTAGCAAATGTACTGGATAAAATAGGTAGTTAAATATTTTATTTTGTTTGCCCTTTTCTCCGTTATAGAAAAGTACAGTTGCAAAACCCAGGATGGCGTATATTTCCTTAATTATCACAAGGTAGGAAAGTCCTGATGCCAGATGTCTTTTGTCATAGAAAAGATAGTATAGGTAAATTATTATAATGGCATAGTACTCATAGTCAGATGAAATGAGCATGGAGCCTAGGCTTGAAAGGACAACTATTAAGATAGAAACAAAAATCCATAGGGGTCTTTTTTTAATGTAATCTTTTAATTTATCAATTACCATGATTGTAAATAGTCCAAGGGCGAGGCCCCAGAGAATATTTTGTGACCAGGTATTTACAAATTCAGCCGACTGGAACATATCGTAAGGAATTTCAGAAATTACCGCAAAAATCAAAAGATTCCTTAAATATGACCAGCGTGATTTTGTTTTGAAAAAACCTTCCACAACCATAAAGGCAAAGATTGGAAAGGCAATCCTTCCCAAGATGTCAAAGATTGTTGTAATAATGACCATAGGGCCAGTTCCTGTTAAAAATGGTGTTATGATTGCCTTGTTGAAATGGTCTATAAACATTGAAGCGAAGGCTATATATTTTAATTGGGCACCGTTTATGCCCTTGATGCTTTTTATTTTTTCCATAAAATCTCCTTTAAGATTATTTGAAGATTTTATCCCAAATATATAAAAATTGCAAATTTTAGGCGAAAAAATCTCCGACTAGGATTTTTCCTAGTCGGAGATTAGTTTTAATCTTATTTATTTTTTTCAATTGCTGCTTGGGCTGCTGCAAGTTTAGCGATTGGAATTCTAAATGGTGAACAAGATACATAGTCAAGACCTACGTTGTATAGGTATTTAACAGTGTTTGGTTCTCCACCGTGCTCACCACAGATACCTAGGTGGAGGGCAGGATTAGATTTTCTACCTTTTTCAACAGCTGTTTCTACTAAGAAACCAACACCTTTTTGGTCTAGAACTTGGAAAGGATCCTTTTCTAGGATGTCTTTTTCGATGTATGCTGGTAGGAATTTACCTGCGTCATCTCTTGATAGACCGAAGGTCATTTGTGTCAAGTCGTTTGTACCAAAGCTGAAGAAGTCTGTGATTTGTGCGATTTCATCGGCAGTGATAGCAGCTCTTGGAATTTCAATCATGGTACCAAGTAGGTATTTGATTTCCATGCCTTGTTCTTCAAAGACTTTTTCGATTTCTTTTACAACTATATCTTTTACATAGGCAAGTTCGTGAACATCTGAAGATAGTGGAATCATGATTTCTGGAACTACATTTACGCCTTCTTTATTTAGTCTAATAGCAGCTTGCATGATTGCTCTTGCTTGCATTCTAGAGATTTCTGGATAGATAACGCCTAGTCTTAGACCTCTGAAACCTAACATTGGGTTTACTTCTTGAAGTTCTGAAATTCTTTCGTGAACTCTTGCTGGTTGGATTTTTAATTCTAGGGCAAGGTCAGCTATTTCTTTTTCTCCCTTTGGTAGGAATTCGTGAAGTGGTGGGTCAAGAAGTCTTACAGTTACTGGTCTTTCTTCCATTAATTTATAAATTTGATAGAAGTCTTCTTCTTGCATTGGAAGAATCTTATCAAGGGCAGCTTGTCTTGTTTCAACGTCAGCAGCAAGGATCATCTTTCTAACTTGGAAAATCCTGTCATCTGCAAAGAACATGTGCTCTGTCCTACATAGACCAATACCTTCAGCACCAAATTCTAGGGCTTGTTTAGCATCTCTTGGTGTATCAGCGTTTGTTCTAACTTTCATATCCCTATACTCATCAACCCATTGCATGAATTTACCAAAAGCACCGTGCATTTGTGGTGGTTGGGTAGCAAGGGCACCTGCAAAGATTTCACCAGTTGAACCGTCAATTGAGATTGTATCTTCGCTAGTTAGGACAACATCGCCTACTCTTAATGTATGTTCAAGTTCGTTAACGTGGATATCTTGGGCACCAGATACACAGCACTTACCCATACCTCTTGCAACTACTGCTGCGTGGGAAGTCATACCGCCTCTTGCAGTAAGGATACCAACTGCTGATACCATACCTTCAAGGTCTTCTGGGCTTGTTTCTTCACGAACAAGGATAACTGTTTCGCCGTCTTTTGCTCTTCTAGCTGCTTCAGGTGCTGAGAAAGCAATCTTACCAACAGCTGCTCCTGGAGATGCGGCAAGACCCTTTGTTAAAGCTTGGGCTTTTTTAACAGCTTCTTGAGTGAAGGTTGGGTGGAGAAGTCCGTCAAGATCTTGTGGGTTGACTCTTAATAGGGCTTCTTTTTCGTCAACTAATCCTTCTTCTACCATATCTACTGCTACTTGGACAGCTGCTTGGGCAGTTCTCTTACCATTTCTAGTTTGAAGTAGGTAAAGCTTGCCCTCTTGGATAGTAAATTCCATATCTTGCATGTCTTTGTAGTGTTTTTCAAGAGTTTGTGCTGTATTATAAAATTCATCATAAACTTCAGGCATTAATTCGTGAAGGTGGCTGATTGGTTCTGGTGTACGAACACCTGCTACTACGTCTTCACCTTGAGCGTTCATTAGGTATTCACCGTAAAGTACGTTTTCACCAGTTGCTGGGTTTCTTGAGAAAGCAACACCAGTACCAGAAGTTTCTCCCATGTTACCAAATACCATGGTTTGAACGTTTACAGCTGTACCCATTTTATCATCAATATCGTTTAACTTTCTATATAGGATAGCTCTTGGGTTATTCCATGAAGAAAATACTGCTGAAATAGCAAGGTCAAGTTGTTTTCTAGGATCTTGTGGGAATTCTTCTCCAGCAAGTTCTTTGTAAACTACCTTATATTTTTCAACAACGTCAACAAAGTCTTCTGCTACTAGGTCGTGGTCTGTTTTTACGCCTTTTTCCTCTTTTTTAGCTGTTAGGACTTCTTCAAATTTGTTTTTGTCAAGGCCCATAGCAACGTCAGCAAACATTTGGATAAATCTTCTGTAAGAATCATAGGCAAATCTCTTGTTGTTTGTCTTATTTTCAAGGCCTTTAACAGCTATATCGTTAAGACCAAGGTTTAAGATTGTATCCATCATACCTGGCATTGAAATAGGAGCGCCTGATCTAACTGATACTAGAAGTGGGTCTTCGTTGTTACCAAAGGTCTTGCCATTGTGTTTTTCAAGGTCTTTGATGTGGTTTGTGATTTCTTCATTTAAGGCATCCCAAAGTTTTTTGTCTTCTTTGTAATATCTAATACATGCCTCAGTTGTTACAGAAAAACCATATGGTACATTGATTCCCATATTTGTCATTTCTGCTAGGTTTGCACCCTTGCCGCCTAGAAGGTCTCTCATTGTTTTGTTACCTTCATCGAAATTGTAAACGTATTTTGTGCTCATAATTTTTTCCCTTTCTATATTTTATTTAATTTGCTTGTGATAATTTCTGAAGTTTCTTCTATAGACCTGTAAGTCACATCAATGATTGTGCAGTCCAAGTCATTCATAAGCTCAAGTGCATAATCGATTTCCTTGCCTATTCTTTCCTTTGACGAATAAAGAGAATCTACAGATAAGCCCAAAGACTTGAGTCTTTCTTCCCTGATTTTTTTTAGGACATCCTTATCGATTGTAAGGCCAAAGATCTTATTTGGATCTATTTCAAATAATTCTTGTGGGACCTTTGAGTCTACAAGGATTGGAATGTTGCTTACCTTATATCCCATACTCGCAAGATACATGGATAGGGGAGTCTTAGAAGATCTTGAAACTCCAATTATTGCTATGTCACAATATGCGAGTCCCCTAAAATCTTGTCCATCGTCAAAATCAATGGCAAAATCAAGGGCTGCTAGCCTCCTCTGGTGGACTGGGTCTAAGGAATTTTTGTTTTTCTTATTTTGTGGAAGATTTTCCAAAAACTCATTCATTTCCCTTACAGAATAATCTATTAGACCAATTTCCCTAAGGTTTCTACTAGCTAGGTAGTTTTTGACATAGGCCTTCATTTTAGAATCTCTAAATGAGTGGTAAATTATCGAAGAATTTGAATCTGTAATTGATGTTAGTAGCTTAGTTAAGTTTTCTCTATTAATAATCCTATCAAAAATCTTTATTTCATAGGGTTGATTAAAGTGGCTCATAGTTTCTTTTACTATATCTATTAGGCCAATAGAGCTACCATCTGAGATTATATATACTATTAATTTCATAATTTCTCCTACACCAAGACTCTATAGCTATTATACCAAAAAAATTAAAATAATGAAAATATTTTCATCAAAAATTTATAAATATCCTTAATTAATAGAAAATCTTATGATAATCATAGGCTTTTTATCAATATTTTTCATATTTATTAGAAAAAGGAAATCAATATCATGTAAGAGATTGACATTAAGATAACAAAGATAAAAAACATTGACTTTTGGGGATTTATTAATATAATAATCCCAACAGTTTAATACTAACAATGAAAGAGGATTAGCCTAGGAAGTCCTTTAGAGAGAAGATGGTTGGTGAAAATCTTTGGAATAAATAGGTGAAGGTTGCTTTCATATATGTTAATGTAGCATGCATAAATGCAAAGAGAGTCTTTTTATAAGAAATTTAGGTGGTAACGCGATAATTCGTCCTAGAATGCGTTGCCATTTTTTTAATTGAGAGGAGAAAATATGGATACAAAATATAGTCCACAGGATTTTGAGAAAAAAATCTACAAAGAATGGGAAGAAGGCGGCTATTTTAAGGCAGGAGTAAATCCTGACAAAAAACCATTTACAATTGTTATGCCACCACCAAATGTTACAGGCCAACTCCACTTAGGCCACGCCCTAAATAACACTTTGCAAGATATTATTATTAGGTATAAGAGGCTAGCTGGTTTTGAAGCCCTTTGGATACCAGGCACTGACCATGCTTCTATTTCTACAGAAGCAAAGGTAGTTGGGAAGATTGCCAAAGAAGGAAAAACCAAGGCGGACCTCGGCAGGGATGGTTTCCTTAAGGAAGCTTGGGATTGGACCCACGAATACGGCGGCACAATCAAAAGACAACTAAGGACAATAGGTGTTTCTTGCGACTGGGATCACGATTCCTTCACCATGGATGAAAACTTAACTTGTGCTGTTAAAAGAGTTTTCAAAAAAATGTACGATGACGGTTTGATTTATAGGGGCAACAGGATTGTAAACTGGGATCCAATGGCTGAAACTGCTATTTCAGATGCAGAAGTTTACCACAAAGACCAAAAAGGCAAGCTTTGGTATATCAAATACCATTATGAAGATTCTGATGATTTTATAACCATCGCTACAACCCGTCCAGAAACCATGCTAGGCGATTTGGCTGTGGCAGTAAATCCAGAAGATACAAGATTTAAAGATAAGATAGGCAAAAATTTAATTCTTCCACTTGTAGGTAGGAAAATTCCAATAATTGCTGACGATTATGTAGATATGGAATATGGTACAGGTTGTGTAAAAATAACCCCATCCCACGACCCTAACGACTTTGAAGTTGGCGCCCGCCACGACCTTGGCCAATGTGTTGTTCTTGACACTAAGGCCCACATTGTAGATGGCTATGGAAGATATTCTGGTATGGATAGGTATGAAGCTAGAAAAGCAATGCTAGCTGATCTTGAAGAGCAAGGATTACTTGTAAAAATCGAAGAAATCGACCACGCAGTTGGCTATTCTGAGAGAACTGATGTTGTAATCGAGCCACTTATTTCTAAGCAATGGTTTGTTAAGATGGATGGCTTTGCTAAGATGTGTATAGATGCCTACAATTCAGGCGAACTTACTCTTATTCCAGAAAACCTATCAAAAACCTATATGAACTGGCTTGAAAATATCAGAGACTGGACAATTTCCCGTCAGCTTTGGTGGGGTCACAGACTACCAGTTTTCTATACAGAAGACGGGGAAATCATAGTTTCAGAAGACGAACCAGATGAAAATGGCATGCTAGAAGGCAAAAAAGTAACCCAAGAAGAAGATACTCTCGATACTTGGTTCTCATCAGCTCTTTGGCCTTTCGCAACCCTAGGTTGGCCAGAAGAAAACGAAGAATTTGATTATTTCTTCCCAACAGATATTTTAATAACTGGCTATGACATAATCTTTTTCTGGGTAATAAGAATGGTATTTGCTTCTTTATATACAACTGGAAAAGTTCCGTTCTCCCACGTTTTATTTACAGGTCTAATCAGAGATAGCCAAGGCAGAAAAATGAGTAAATCACTTGGTAATGGTGTTGACCCAATAGACGTAGTTGATAAATACGGAGCAGACGCCCTTAGGTTTACCCTAATTACAGGCAATTCTCCAGGAAACGACATGAGATATGACGAAGATAGGCTCCTTGCATCTAGAAACTTTGCAAATAAGTTGTGGAATGCATCAAGATTTGTCCTTATGAATATAGATGAGTCTGATGATTTGGACTTTGATGGCAAAAATCTTACACTCGAAGATGAATGGATTCTAAAAAGGCTTAACCAAGTTATAGAAGACGTATCCAAAAACCTTGATAAATACGAAATAGGTCTGGCAGCTGATAGGATAGAGGACTTTATTTGGAACGAATATTGTGACTGGTATATAGAATTTGCTAAGATTAGACTTTATGGTGATGATGAAGAAGCAAAAGCTAATGTAAAGAAAGTTCTTCTTTACGTTCTAAAATCAATGCTAATCCTCCTTCATCCATTTATGCCATTTATAACAGAAGAAATTTATTCTTCCCTTCCAAACAAAAAGGACATGCTAATTGTTGAAGAATGGCCAGAGATTAAGGAAGAATTTAACTTCACTGAAGAAGAGAAAAACGTAAATTCTGTGATCAAGGCAATAACTGCAATCAGAAACCAAAGAGCAAGCCTAAATGTACCTGCAAAGACTAAGCAAAAATTAACTATAGTAGCAGAAAATGATAAAAATAAAGACTTACTTGAACAAATCAAGGCCCAATTTATCAACCTTGCTAGTGCAAGCGAAGTAGAAGTTTTAGAAAAGTCTCAAGCTAATATTTCTGATGACGGTCTTGTAAAACTTGTCTTTAACGAATTTTCAGTTTATATGTCCCTAGATGAATTGATGGACTATGAAAAAGAAAGAGAACGTCTAAGAGGCGAGATTAAGAAAATCGAATCTGAAATCAAAAGGGCAGAAGGCAAGCTTTCAAACAAGGGCTTTACAGACAAGGCTCCAGAGGCTGTAGTAAATAAAGAAAAAGAAAAACTAGCAGACTATAAGGATCTTTTAGAAAAAACAAAGGCCAGCCTTGAAGAAATAAAGGATAAGTAATGTACGGAGAGTTTTCCTATATCTATGATAAATTAAGTTTTGATATAGATTACGACTACTATGCTCAAAATATCAAGGATTTGGCCAAAGATTATAAAATTGGAAATGAGAATATGCTTGAGCTCGCTTGTGGCTCAGGCATGCTCACCCAATATTTTTTCGATGACTTTGATAGGATAGACGCCCTTGATATTTCAACAGATATGCTAAACTGTTTTGCAGAAAAATACGACAATGACAAGGTAAATCTCATCTATTATGACATGGTAGAATACGAGAAAAAAGACTTTTACGATCTAATAGTAATCCTTTTGGATAGTGTAAATTACGTCACAAATCCAGCTGACCTTGAGAAGTTATTTAGAAACTCCTATAACAACCTCAAGGACGATTCGCTTTTGGTTTTTGATATAAATTCAGAAATGAAAATGCGAGAAATTTTTGGGTCAGAATGTTATGTCTACGAGTATGAGGATATTTTCTATACTTGGGATAATTATATGGAAGATGACCTAATTGATATGAATCTAAACTTTTTCGTAGAAAATCCAGACGGAACATACAGGAGAATAGAAGAATACCAACAAGAAAGGATTTACGGGATTGACTATGTAAAAACTTTGCTTGAAAAGATTGGTTTTACTGATATAAGGATTTTTGACGAGGATACACTTGACGATGTAAATGAGGAAACTTTGAGAGTCCTATTTTCAGCAAGAAAGGCGGCAAAATGAGTATAGGTGTAGTTAAATTTTTTGATAATAAAAAAGGATTTGGCTTCATAAAATGGGGCGGAGAAGACCTCTTCGTCCATTTTTCAGATATTATTTCTGAGGAAGAATTTAAGAGGCTAGATACTGGAGATAATGTAGAATTTGAAAAAATAGATGCCCCAAGAGGCCCACAAGCAAAAAAAGTTAAGAAATTATAGTAAAAATCCCTCGGTTGAGGGATTTTTTTGCATATTGAATTTCTAATAAAATAATCAATTGATTAACAAGCTAAATTGTGCTAGTATAGAATCATAAGAAAGGATTAATTATGGATTTTTTAGACAGTGTTTTTTCAAAAGTTAGTAAGGCTTCTAACAAGGTTAGTGAATCTGCTAAAACAAAAATAGAAGAAAATAAACTAAAAAAAGAATATAAAAATTTGGAAGAAGAGATGAATCAAGCTCTAAGGCTTATGGGATGTGAGCTTTATGATAGGTTAGAAAAAGGCGAAAGTCTACCAGATTTTAAAGAGGAAAGAGAAAATATAAAAAAATTATATGAAAGACTCACAGACCTAAATAAGCAAATAATTATCCTAACAAATGCAACTAGAAAATGTCCTAATTGCGGGGCCATATATGAGGCAAACGCAAATTTTTGCCCTGTTTGCGGACAAAAGAGAGAATTAAATGGATAAGTATTTGTTAAAAGAAAAATGTCCTCAGTGTTCTTATGAATTAAAAATAGGCTATAAATATTGCCCTAATTGTGGAATTCTTGTAGGAAACGACGGGCCTAGGGTTAAGAGGACGTCTTTTATTGATTTAAAGGATACGACAAAAAAGACTGGACCAATTGCAAAACCTCTTATAGATATATATGACAATCTCAGTAAAAGCATAAATGCGTCAGATAAGATTTTAAATACCGATATTTATCCTCTTATAATTAAAATAGGTGAAAATCCCGAAATTATAAAGTTTAATAAGGAAATTATCTTAGAAAATGATGTTGTCTTAGCAAATGATTATAAGGGCTATTATATTGAGGTTAATCCAAGTTCGAACCTATTTGTAAACAAAAAAATTATAGACTCCACCAATAAATATTATCTTCATAACAATGATCTAATAGAATTAAAAGGCCTTATCCTAATTTATACAATTTTAGACCAGGAAGATGTTATATGGGAAAAGCAAAAAGTTGATGGAAGCTTTAACTTAGATGTCGATTTTATAAGATATGAAAATGCTAGACTTGTAATCAAGCCACCTTCTGAGGGACTTTTCTTAAATAATAAAAAAATTTATGATGAAATTTTATTTAATAATAATGATTTTGTCCAAAAAGACGGAAGGATGTTTATCCTAAGGGATGATTTCCTAATTTATCAAAAAGAATTAGAAGACTATCAGAAAAGATCCAAGGCTATTTTTGCTGTAAATATAGATAAGGATGATATCCTGGATGTAGATATTAAAGAAAAAGTGGTTATGACAGAAAATGGTCCTAAAACCCTACTTAAGGATATTAAATTTGAAGCAAAACCAGGGGAACTTATCTTAGTGCTAGGATCATCAGGAGCTGGCAAATCCACATTTTTCAATGAATTTTTAAATGAACATAACTCAAAGGCTCAAATAAGTATAGGCAATATAGACTTTGCCAAAAACTTTGATTTGGCCAAAAGAATGGTGTCGACAGTACCTCAATTTGACCTATCTAGAGACAATGATACGGTTTTTATGACTCTTAAAAACTCTGGGGAATTAAAACTTCCTAGGGACTTTACCAAGGATGATAACTTATTAGATGCTTACGTAATAGAAATCCTTGATATGATGAACCTTTCAAGGTTAAAAGAATCCTTAGTAAAAGATTTATCTGGAGGTGAGAGAAAAAGGCTATCCATAGCCAGTGAATATATTGCATCACCTGTAGTTTTTTTGCTAGATGAGCCAGATTCTGGGCTTGACGGCTATAATGCAAGGTCGATTATGGCAAACCTAAGGACAATAGCAGATAATGGCAAGATAATTATGGTAATTTCCCATAGCCCAGATAGGACTGTAGAATTATATGATAAAATCTTAGTTCTGGGTAAAAGTCAGACTGAAAATTGTGGTGAACTAGCCTTTTATGGAAGCCCAGATGAAGCTATGGAATTTTTTGATACAAAAAATATTGAAACAATTGTCGATAGACTTTTAGATGATACGGATTATTATGTAGAAAAATTTAATAAAGGGGAAAGAGATGAATTATCTATCTAAAAAAGAACAGATAAAAGTTTATTATGGAAAATTAATTAGGGATTTTAAAAATAAGTCAAAATTAGTAATTTTACTAGGAGCTATCACTACACCTTTAATAGTAAGGCTCATAACTGGTCCAGATAGTTTTTTAACAACATCGTCTGATGCTGGAACAGCTGTATTTATCTTGGCTTGTGCTTGTTTGTGGCTAGGGATTTTTAACTCCATCACATCAATTTGCAAGGAAAGAGACATAATAAAGCACGAATATAGGGAAGGACTAGATATAAAATCATATATAGCCAGTCATATGATCTTCGGTCTTTTGATAGTTTTAATAGAAGCTTTAATAATAACAATACTTCTTACAATTTTTTACCATCAAAATATGGATAATTATATTGTAATTCTTGGATTATTTATTAGTTTTTTCCTTATTATCTATGCTGCCAATGCCCTTGGAATTTTAATTTCTGCAGCAGTTAAAAATACAGAAATAGCAATGACTGTCATGCCTTTTGTCTTATTAATTCAACTGGTTTTGGCAGGAAATATCAAACTTGAAAAATTGTATCTCCAAGCCATATCATGCCTTATGATTAGTAAAAATGGCTATGATTCCATCTTAAGACTAACAGGTTTTACTGAAAGACCTGGGTCCTTCCATGGTGTTGGAAAATTTATTGACTACTCCAATGTAAGTCATTTTATAGTTTGTTGGTTGATGCTTATAGTCTTGTCAGTCCTATGTGGATACTTGGCAGGAAAAGTTTTAGAAAAAAACATAAACAAATAAAGGTCTTG
This genomic window from Anaerococcus murdochii contains:
- the ppdK gene encoding pyruvate, phosphate dikinase gives rise to the protein MSTKYVYNFDEGNKTMRDLLGGKGANLAEMTNMGINVPYGFSVTTEACIRYYKEDKKLWDALNEEITNHIKDLEKHNGKTFGNNEDPLLVSVRSGAPISMPGMMDTILNLGLNDIAVKGLENKTNNKRFAYDSYRRFIQMFADVAMGLDKNKFEEVLTAKKEEKGVKTDHDLVAEDFVDVVEKYKVVYKELAGEEFPQDPRKQLDLAISAVFSSWNNPRAILYRKLNDIDDKMGTAVNVQTMVFGNMGETSGTGVAFSRNPATGENVLYGEYLMNAQGEDVVAGVRTPEPISHLHELMPEVYDEFYNTAQTLEKHYKDMQDMEFTIQEGKLYLLQTRNGKRTAQAAVQVAVDMVEEGLVDEKEALLRVNPQDLDGLLHPTFTQEAVKKAQALTKGLAASPGAAVGKIAFSAPEAARRAKDGETVILVREETSPEDLEGMVSAVGILTARGGMTSHAAVVARGMGKCCVSGAQDIHVNELEHTLRVGDVVLTSEDTISIDGSTGEIFAGALATQPPQMHGAFGKFMQWVDEYRDMKVRTNADTPRDAKQALEFGAEGIGLCRTEHMFFADDRIFQVRKMILAADVETRQAALDKILPMQEEDFYQIYKLMEERPVTVRLLDPPLHEFLPKGEKEIADLALELKIQPARVHERISELQEVNPMLGFRGLRLGVIYPEISRMQARAIMQAAIRLNKEGVNVVPEIMIPLSSDVHELAYVKDIVVKEIEKVFEEQGMEIKYLLGTMIEIPRAAITADEIAQITDFFSFGTNDLTQMTFGLSRDDAGKFLPAYIEKDILEKDPFQVLDQKGVGFLVETAVEKGRKSNPALHLGICGEHGGEPNTVKYLYNVGLDYVSCSPFRIPIAKLAAAQAAIEKNK
- a CDS encoding valine--tRNA ligase, with amino-acid sequence MDTKYSPQDFEKKIYKEWEEGGYFKAGVNPDKKPFTIVMPPPNVTGQLHLGHALNNTLQDIIIRYKRLAGFEALWIPGTDHASISTEAKVVGKIAKEGKTKADLGRDGFLKEAWDWTHEYGGTIKRQLRTIGVSCDWDHDSFTMDENLTCAVKRVFKKMYDDGLIYRGNRIVNWDPMAETAISDAEVYHKDQKGKLWYIKYHYEDSDDFITIATTRPETMLGDLAVAVNPEDTRFKDKIGKNLILPLVGRKIPIIADDYVDMEYGTGCVKITPSHDPNDFEVGARHDLGQCVVLDTKAHIVDGYGRYSGMDRYEARKAMLADLEEQGLLVKIEEIDHAVGYSERTDVVIEPLISKQWFVKMDGFAKMCIDAYNSGELTLIPENLSKTYMNWLENIRDWTISRQLWWGHRLPVFYTEDGEIIVSEDEPDENGMLEGKKVTQEEDTLDTWFSSALWPFATLGWPEENEEFDYFFPTDILITGYDIIFFWVIRMVFASLYTTGKVPFSHVLFTGLIRDSQGRKMSKSLGNGVDPIDVVDKYGADALRFTLITGNSPGNDMRYDEDRLLASRNFANKLWNASRFVLMNIDESDDLDFDGKNLTLEDEWILKRLNQVIEDVSKNLDKYEIGLAADRIEDFIWNEYCDWYIEFAKIRLYGDDEEAKANVKKVLLYVLKSMLILLHPFMPFITEEIYSSLPNKKDMLIVEEWPEIKEEFNFTEEEKNVNSVIKAITAIRNQRASLNVPAKTKQKLTIVAENDKNKDLLEQIKAQFINLASASEVEVLEKSQANISDDGLVKLVFNEFSVYMSLDELMDYEKERERLRGEIKKIESEIKRAEGKLSNKGFTDKAPEAVVNKEKEKLADYKDLLEKTKASLEEIKDK
- a CDS encoding pyruvate, water dikinase regulatory protein — protein: MKLIVYIISDGSSIGLIDIVKETMSHFNQPYEIKIFDRIINRENLTKLLTSITDSNSSIIYHSFRDSKMKAYVKNYLASRNLREIGLIDYSVREMNEFLENLPQNKKNKNSLDPVHQRRLAALDFAIDFDDGQDFRGLAYCDIAIIGVSRSSKTPLSMYLASMGYKVSNIPILVDSKVPQELFEIDPNKIFGLTIDKDVLKKIREERLKSLGLSVDSLYSSKERIGKEIDYALELMNDLDCTIIDVTYRSIEETSEIITSKLNKI
- a CDS encoding class I SAM-dependent DNA methyltransferase, which gives rise to MYGEFSYIYDKLSFDIDYDYYAQNIKDLAKDYKIGNENMLELACGSGMLTQYFFDDFDRIDALDISTDMLNCFAEKYDNDKVNLIYYDMVEYEKKDFYDLIVILLDSVNYVTNPADLEKLFRNSYNNLKDDSLLVFDINSEMKMREIFGSECYVYEYEDIFYTWDNYMEDDLIDMNLNFFVENPDGTYRRIEEYQQERIYGIDYVKTLLEKIGFTDIRIFDEDTLDDVNEETLRVLFSARKAAK
- a CDS encoding TraX family protein, with the translated sequence MEKIKSIKGINGAQLKYIAFASMFIDHFNKAIITPFLTGTGPMVIITTIFDILGRIAFPIFAFMVVEGFFKTKSRWSYLRNLLIFAVISEIPYDMFQSAEFVNTWSQNILWGLALGLFTIMVIDKLKDYIKKRPLWIFVSILIVVLSSLGSMLISSDYEYYAIIIIYLYYLFYDKRHLASGLSYLVIIKEIYAILGFATVLFYNGEKGKQNKIFNYLFYPVHLLIFGIIRMVFKI